The segment TCATTAGGCCACACTATCGGTGACAAGTTGATCAAAGCGATTGCTCTGCGGATGGAAGGGTGGGCTAAAAAAGGCTACATGCCAGCACGAATTGGCGGTGACGAGTTTGCTATTCTTAATCACGATGTCGCCGCTAGAGATATCGAGAGCGCTGCCAAGCAGCTACTTGCTTTAATTTCAAACCCCTATTTAATCGATGGTCACCAGCTCTACTGCACCGTTAGTCTTGGTATCACAACCTTTCCAGAGAACATCACCACAAACATTGACCTCCTGCGTCAGGCAGACACAGCCTTATACCGAGCCAAAGTGGGTGGACGAAACAATTATGTTTTTTACAGACCCGAGATGCAGGCGCAAATTGAATCGTTCTTAGCCATAGAAAAAGGGCTGCATGAGGCGCTTTCAAATAATCAGCTTGAACTCTATTACCAGCCTCAAGTAGACATTCACCATAATATCGTCGGTGTTGAAGCATTGATTCGCTGGAATCACCCTCAAAAAGGTCTGTTACCACCGGGATTATTTATGCCTATCGCAGAAGAAACCGGGCAAATCCTTCAAATTGGCAACTGGATTATAGAACAAGCTTGTTATCAGTATGCACAGTGGAAAAAAGCCGGAGTGCTTCCGCCACATTTCCGCCGCTTAGCCATCAACATCAGTCCTTTACAGTTTGCTCAAGACAGCTTCGTTGAGTTTATCAATGACATTTTGCAACAAGTGGAAATCTCAGGGGAACACATAGAACTAGAGATAACCGAAGGTCTGCTGCTAGAGAATGTTGAAAGCTCTATGGAGAAAATGGCAAAGCTCAAGCAGAACCACATCAATATCTCTATCGACGATTTTGGTACAGGCTACTCGTCACTTCGCTACTTAAAGCATCTCTCTGTCGATATGTTGAAAATCGACCGTTCTTTTGTGACTCAGCTTCATTTGGATGAAAGTGATCAAGCGATTGTCGATACGATCCTCATGATGGCTCGAAGACTCAATTTGGAAGTGATCGCGGAAGGGGTGGAAAATATTGATGAACTCAATGCGCTAAAAGAACTAGGATGTGAGCAATTCCAAGGATATCTATTTGATAAACCACTTCCAGTAAATGACATTGAGCAGCGCTTTCAAGACAATCACTATAAAGATATAGCCAACCATAGCCACGTTATTCGCCTTGGCAACAAATAGCCACCAGCCGCGGCGACTAATCGTTACGAGAAGAAGTAGTAGCTCATAATAATGGCGTCTTCTTTACCTTTTTCTGTCGGATAGTAGTTCACACGGCGGTCTATCTCGTTGAAACCGAGATTTTGGTATAGATCAAACGCGCGAGTATTACTTTCTCGAACTTCAAGCCAGGCACTCTCCGCTTTGACGTCTTCACAATGAGTTAAGAAAAATTCAGCCAGTTGCTTACCGTAACCCTTTCCCTGCAATACAGGATCAATCGCGATATTAAGCAAAGAGACTTCACCTACGATGTTTTGCGCATAGAAATAGCCAATCACTTTATCGTCTAGCAACATACAAAAGTGACAAGCACCTCGGCTGTCTAGCTGACGAACCATTGACTCTTTCCAAGGATGGCTGTGAGCCTGCTGCTCGATTTGCCACACTGAATCCAGATGTTGTTCTTCTATCGGTAAAAACTGAATCGACATAAAATTAATTCGCCTCGTAAGAACATATCTGCTGCCATAAATCGCGGCGGTGTTGGGTGTTACCGTCTACTTCGGACAATGGTGGTGTGTGGAGTTTTTTGATGCCGGAAATACTTGTATCATCGCAACCTGCAAACCAGATCCACTCTAGGCTTGAAAGATCTAAACTCGCCAAATTGTGCAAATAAACATGCTGAGCTTGCTGCAATTCCACATTGAAGCTCTTCAACACTCTTTCAAACAGTGTCACTTCGCTTGGGGTTGGATAGCTTTCACTGACCAGCAACAATTTACACTCTTTGTCTAAGCCGACTTTCGAAGCTTGATAACCTTGTAAACGCTCAGGATGAACCAGCTCCCAGCTTTGAATTCCCATCGCTTGTAAGTATTGTTGCTCTTGATTAGGCATAGTAATGATCAGTTCAGGCCTGTTGGCTAAGTTGTACATGATGATGTAAGCGAATGCTAACAAACTTCCTGTGGAATCACCACAGCTCATAGAGAGCGTAAAGCTATTAAGGCATCAGCCGAAATTGCTTGTTCAACAGGTGATAACTCGAATAGAAATATCTAGATAAATCAACAAAGGTAAGAAGTAAGAAGAAGCGGACGCTTCTTCTTAATGGAACGATTTAAGCGAGTTCATTAAACTCTGGGCAATATTCAATTAGCCCTTGGCGGTTATCGAGTTCGTTTTCCCACAATGCGACAATTTGAAATGCGTTCGCAGGTACTTCCCACTGGCATGTAAAGCCGAATTGATTGGCTGGTTTAAAGCCAAAACGTTGGTAGTAATCAGGGTTACCAAGAACAACGCAGGCTGGATAGCCCAGTTCACCAAGAGAAGCCAAACCTTCGTTAACTAACTCTGCACCAATGCCCTGTTTACGGTACTCTGCTTTCACAGCTAAAGGAGCCAAACCTTGCCAATTGAGGTGTTCACCAGCCAGTGATACTGGGCTAAACATCGCGAACCCCACCACTTCGCCATCATCTTCACAGGCAACCAGTGACAGCGTGCGATTACTATTCTCGCGCAGAGCCATTACTAAGTTTGCTTCCGCTTCGGTATCAAATACCGATTTCAGTAATTGGTCTACAACCAGAATATCGGCTGGAGCCTCAGTTCGAATAAGCATTCACTACCTCTTTATGTGCGTTAGGTGCTTGCATGCCTTTATGCACAAAATCGGCCAGTTGGTGAAGTAAAATTTGCAAAGCTTTCGGTAATTGTTCCAAATCCACACTGTCCATCAAGTTTTTGACTTCTAAGCCTAGCTCGGTATCGCCTTCAATTGACAGTCTGCGCTGGAAAAATAACGTGTCCGGATCTTCTTTGCGACCTGCAATCAGAACCAGATCATTCAAGTTGCCGCTGAAACTCACATCTTCATCTTTAATGTTGTCTGCAACCACAAGCTTGTCGTCTTCATAGCTGACATACCAACACAAGTTCATATCGCGAATTTCAACTTTTAACCACTTGCCTTCGAGGAACTCAAAATCACCATCTTCAAGCGCTTCATGGAAGACCATTTTCATGCCATCGAGTAAGGCTTTTTTTTGCACAAACTTAGGCAATAAGTGGACTGGAGATCTCAAAATTGATGCTGCATTTTGAACTAGTTGAATACGAATGTTGTTAATCACGCCCTTTATCCGTTACCTTTGTCTTTGGAAAACTCATCATACGGGATGTGATAGTGGCGAACCCTGTTATGCATCAAGAAATTGTGCAACGCAGAGAAGCTTTTCTAACCGTGAAATCAACGTTATAGTTAGTACGTATCGCTCTTAAATAATTCTTATTGAACAAATAAGCGCTTAAACACAGTTGGTAGTTTCTTAATGCCGTCGCAAATGCCTTCGCAACATTTACAGCACTGGTTCGCAAAAATAACGTCTAACAGTCCGTTCTTTTTTGCCATATTAGATGACCAACATAATTATGTCATGGTCAACGAAAGGTATTGTGATGTCTCGGGTTTAACCGCGACTGAACTGGTTGGAATGAATGACTCGCAAATTCTTGGTGAGCGATTTTACAACCACCTCAAAGGCTATTACCAAAGAGCATTCGATGGCGAAACTCTAGAAGCTGAAATGACACTCCATGACATCGACATGGAAATGAGTCTTCACTTCTCACTCTCTCCCATTTTCAGTGACAAAAAAGACGTGGAATACATTGTTTTCCATGCCATTGATACCTCTGAGAAACAAATCCTCATCCGCTCTCTGGAAGATTCTGAAAACAAATTTTCGACCCTGACCACTTTATTGCCGGATGGCTTACTGTTAGTCGAAGATGATTTCATTATTTCAGCCAACCCTTCAGCAGCTCGCTTACTGGGATTTGAAGATACCTCAGATTTGCTGGATGAAGAGCTGTCACGCTTGTTTATTGATGAAAAAACCAAAGGCGTATTTAACGCTAAGTTGGGTGAACTTTTAACAGACAACCCACTGGTATGTTTAACTGGCCCTCGTTGTGGTTTTGAGCGCAGAGTACAGCTGCATGCTGGTACAACTCAAATACTGGGCAGCAACTCCCAGTTAATTCTGATTCAGGATGCTTCTCAAGCGACGAAACAGCTTTCCGCTACCAGTCATACAGATATCCATGTAGACGCATTAACGGGGTTGTACAACCGATTAGGTTTTACTAAACGCCTAGAGCATTTAATTCAAAACGACACGCCATTGGTGATGTTGTATTTGGATATCGATAACTTTAAGAATATCAACGACTCTCTGGGTCACCACATCGGTGATAAAGTCATTCAGGAAG is part of the Vibrio diazotrophicus genome and harbors:
- a CDS encoding putative bifunctional diguanylate cyclase/phosphodiesterase, yielding MAKTRQLNSLAFKQAKTVFLVSVILGICFSFYQILIDLHQEQKKVEESYHFKLMQSYANASLAAYHLNNLLAGQVATSLMADPAIYRVEIIDDFGDTLIVQQRPIPDMNEFVKLLSHYFTPNIPSFTTDLHKPESNVLVGRLSFSVDGTSLATEFINKTTQVLLFDLLRNVLLTSILLLFFYRKLSLPIINLNKWVRSLKHKQHITLPPVREHKDEISELAFTFHKLWKDREEAEAKLNQLAYYDSLTGLANRSLLLQNLSEAIDKARLLKTTGVLFYIDIDRFKTINDSLGHTIGDKLIKAIALRMEGWAKKGYMPARIGGDEFAILNHDVAARDIESAAKQLLALISNPYLIDGHQLYCTVSLGITTFPENITTNIDLLRQADTALYRAKVGGRNNYVFYRPEMQAQIESFLAIEKGLHEALSNNQLELYYQPQVDIHHNIVGVEALIRWNHPQKGLLPPGLFMPIAEETGQILQIGNWIIEQACYQYAQWKKAGVLPPHFRRLAINISPLQFAQDSFVEFINDILQQVEISGEHIELEITEGLLLENVESSMEKMAKLKQNHINISIDDFGTGYSSLRYLKHLSVDMLKIDRSFVTQLHLDESDQAIVDTILMMARRLNLEVIAEGVENIDELNALKELGCEQFQGYLFDKPLPVNDIEQRFQDNHYKDIANHSHVIRLGNK
- the rimI gene encoding ribosomal protein S18-alanine N-acetyltransferase; protein product: MSIQFLPIEEQHLDSVWQIEQQAHSHPWKESMVRQLDSRGACHFCMLLDDKVIGYFYAQNIVGEVSLLNIAIDPVLQGKGYGKQLAEFFLTHCEDVKAESAWLEVRESNTRAFDLYQNLGFNEIDRRVNYYPTEKGKEDAIIMSYYFFS
- a CDS encoding DNA polymerase III subunit psi, which encodes MPNQEQQYLQAMGIQSWELVHPERLQGYQASKVGLDKECKLLLVSESYPTPSEVTLFERVLKSFNVELQQAQHVYLHNLASLDLSSLEWIWFAGCDDTSISGIKKLHTPPLSEVDGNTQHRRDLWQQICSYEAN
- a CDS encoding GNAT family N-acetyltransferase translates to MLIRTEAPADILVVDQLLKSVFDTEAEANLVMALRENSNRTLSLVACEDDGEVVGFAMFSPVSLAGEHLNWQGLAPLAVKAEYRKQGIGAELVNEGLASLGELGYPACVVLGNPDYYQRFGFKPANQFGFTCQWEVPANAFQIVALWENELDNRQGLIEYCPEFNELA
- the ubiT gene encoding ubiquinone anaerobic biosynthesis accessory factor UbiT, whose protein sequence is MINNIRIQLVQNAASILRSPVHLLPKFVQKKALLDGMKMVFHEALEDGDFEFLEGKWLKVEIRDMNLCWYVSYEDDKLVVADNIKDEDVSFSGNLNDLVLIAGRKEDPDTLFFQRRLSIEGDTELGLEVKNLMDSVDLEQLPKALQILLHQLADFVHKGMQAPNAHKEVVNAYSN